GTCTAATAGGTAGTAAAGTTTAAGAAAATATACCCAATGCATCCAAAATAACGATACAGAAAAACAGAATGGGGGAGAAAGTATGTGGCAACAAAAGTTGATCCAAACAGATCGAGGGGATTTCGAAATCTTTGAAGCGGGAAATGGTGAGCCATTATGTGTGACTCATCTGTATAGCGAGTTTAACGAGCGCGGCTACCATTTTGCTGACCGGTTTGTGGACGATTACAAAGTGTACCTTGTCAATTTGAAAGAAACGGGAAATAGCACTGAGGTTCAGGATGAAGAAGAGCTAAGTATGAGTGAAACCAGCAAGGATCTGGAAGCGATCCGATCAGCTTTAGGATATGATAGCTGGACCTTCGCCGGCCATTCCACAGGCGGGATGTTAGGGCTGGTTTATGCCGCTGATCATCCAGATTCTTTAAAACGGTTAATTGTAGGCGGGGCCTCAGCTACAAATGAATATATGGATGATGAGGAAAGCATTTATTGTGATGAAAATCCGCATAACAACCGATTGAAAGAGGTATTTTCCATCCTGAATTCCGATGATGCAACAAAAGAAGAACGGAAGCAAGCAGGCAGGGAATGGACGAAGATGTCTTTGAATGACCCAAGCAGATATGATGAATACTTTTCTAAGCCAAGCAGTGGAAGAGTGGTTCAAAAACGTTTGGAGTATTATGCTTCTAACGAACTCCCAACCTATGATATCAGAGAAGACATTTCGAACATAAAAACCCCGACCATCGTTTTTTGCGGGAAACACGACTCTCAATGCCCATTTGTGTATTCAGAGGAGATTTTCAATCTAGTGCCCAATTCAACCTTTTATATCTTTGAAAATAGTAACCATTCCCCTCATATAGAGGAAAAAGAAAAGTTCAACGGGATGGTGAAAGACTCTTTTCATTTGGTATGAAATAAAATAAGTGAATAAAACAAGGACAAAGGACGCTATACAGTTCCTTTGTCCTTTTACTTTATGTCTAGAGAATAAACTTCCAATAAGCAAAACAGATAAACGTGCAAATCCACGAAACAAATCCAAAGGCAGTCACAATGGTCGTTTCACCCCATCCATATTTTAACCCGTAATGATAATGAATCGGAGTCATTCTGAAGATTCGCTTACCCCTCGATTTAAATGAAGCAACCTGGAGAATGACCGAAAGTTGTTCAGCAAAGTAGATAAAGAATAGCAGGGGAATGAGAATCTCAACTTTTTCAATAACCGCAAGAAATGAAAGGGAGCCCCCGATCGCCAATGACCCTGTATCCCCCATAAAAGCTCTGGCAGGAAAGATATTATAAATGAGAAACCCGAGTAAACAGCCAATCATCACTAAACAAAAAAGCTGAACCTCACTACTGTCCGAAATCATAAAAAAGAAAAAATAGGTAGGGATTGCGACCACTCCTAAAAGACCGTCCAATCCGTCTGTAAAATTAATTGCATTCGCAGAACCGACGACAAATAAGGTGATTACAATGAGATATAAGGCCATTGGAAGATCAATAGAGAGATCTTGATAGATGCCGATGGTAGTATCTATACCTTGTTCATTCATCAAGTAGTAAAGCAGGGTACCCGTAAATAGAAATTGGAAGATAAGCTTCGTTCTACTTGAAACACCGCCGGGATCTTGCCGGGATGCCTTCCAAAAATCATCCAAAAAGCCGATGAAGCTGAATAAAATGTAGGTAATGGCCAAGAAAAACATCAGAGGCGTAGGTGAAAAAAATAAGGAGACGATAATTCCGATAAAGAGAATGATTCCAAACATTAGCGGTGTACCCTTTTTAATCTGATGATTGGAAGGAAGCTCTTTTCGTATCGGTTGCAGGAGCTTTAATTTTCTTAAGAGTGCAATGAACAGAGGGGATAAAGCTGCGACTAAAACAAAAGCAATAATGGCCGGGATTAATTGATCTCTCACTTTTTATCTTCTCCTATTCTATTTAATCGTCTATACAATAGTTCTATGAAGAGTGTGGATATCCTTTAATCAATTACAGAATTAGGTACTAAATCGAAGTCTGCTTACAAAAAAGTAGGTAGTAGGCAGGATTAGACATAAACTGCAACGAATATATAGGTAAAAAGTGGAATGTGGGTGGATATGCTGAGTAAGATCATTGAGTACTACAATCAATTTGATGAATGGGGAAGGCTTGAACGTGAACCAGTCGAATTTCAGGTGAATTGGCATTACATGAGAAAATATATGCCCCGTGCAGGGTCTGTTCTTGATAATGGAGCGGGGCCAGGGAAATATTCAATGGAACTTGCCAAAGCTGGGTTTAGGGTGACACTGACCGATTTGACCCCACGATTAGTTGATGTTGCGAAAGGTAAGGCAAAGGAACTTCATTTAGAAGAACAGTTTGAAGGATTTCATGCAGCAGACGCCAGGGACCTTCACATGATCGAAGATGAACAGTTTGACTCTTCCTTCATGCTTGGTCCCATGTACCATCTGCAAGAAGAAAACGACCGTATAAGAGCAGTGAAAGAATTAAATCGAGTGACGAAAAAAGATGGATTGGTCTTTGTTGCGTTTATGCCGAGGATCAGACACATCCTCACATCGCTCCTATCCCCTGACCATTGGAGGCCTCATGATGAGATGGATAATATACTGCAATTTTCCCAATCAGGATGCTTTCATCACGCAGATGAAGGGCGATTTACAGGAGCCTATTATTTCGAAATAGAAGACATTAATCCTTTTATGGAAGCGAACGGTTTTGAAACAATCGAGCTGATCGGATCAAATGCAGGCACTATTTTGAATCAAGGCAATTGGGATTACTGGAGAGAAAAAGGAGAAGAGGAAGTAAGGAAAATCATTGATTTGATTATCAAAAGAGCAACGGATCCTTATATTCTTGGCATTTCTTCTCACTTGCTTTATATCGGCCGAAAAAAATAAAACGGAGGGGTTATAGATGAACGATAAATTATTAAGAGTAGGAACGACTTATATTCCAGTTGGTGACGTGGAACGTTCTTCGGAATGGTACGTAACGAATTTGGAGGCAGAATTAAACTACAAGGATGTAGATAAGGCTATTTTAAATCTTGCCAACCAAAGCATTTTTCTTGTTAGGTCAAAAGAAAACGAGAGTGCTAACTTTATAGATGTCCATGGTAAGGAACGCTTTTCTTTAACATTTGAAGTGGATGGATTAGAGGCTCTGGAAAATGTGCGTGGGAATTTTATTCGTCGTGGGGTGAGGGTTGGAGAGATTGAGGACAGGGGTCACTCTGGGAGGAATTTTGTTTTTTATGATGTGGATGGTAATACGTTTGATGTGTGGAGTGAACTTAGTCCGACATTCAGGGAGAAGTATTTGGTTTCGGAATCAAAGTGATATAGATGGGTGGGCCACATCTGATGGGTGTGGTTTTTTTTATGGGGGAGGTTGGAGGTTCAGCTGCTGAATATATGGCGATAATCAGCAGGTGAATTTTCGGGTTGAATCAGCAGCTGATTAACAGAGGTTATTCAGCTGCTGAATGCACCATGGTTCTAGGTGAAGATCGAAATTACTTTAACCTAACAAAAAAGGTGCTTATCCAAAACAGGATAAGCACCTTTATACAATTACTGAGCGACTTTCTCCTCACTCTCCAACTGCTGAGCACGTTGGCGTTTCGATTTCCTGAAATACAGCAATTCATAAAACACAGGAACGACCACAAGCGTCAGCACCGTGGCACCGGCAAGACCTCCGATGACGACAACGGCAAGAGATTTCGAGACGAGACTTCCATCTTCCGTGTGACCGAAGAGAAGGGGAAGCATGGCACAGATGGTGGCAATCGCCGTCATGATGACCGGACGGAGACGGGTGCCGCACGCTTCCAGGATCGAGTCACGAATGATCATCGTTTCCTCATTCTGCTTCACGCGGTCAATTAAGACGATGGCGTTTGTCACAACGATTCCAATCAGCATTAACGCTCCAATAAGCGCCGTTGCGTCTGCAGGGACGCGGGCAATGAGCAGGCCGAGGACGGCCCCGATTGAGGCAAGTGGCAGCGTAATGAGAATCGCCAGCGGTGCTTTCAACGTCTTAAAGGTCAGGACCATGATCAGGTAGACAATCATGATGGATGCAAGCATTGTCATGCCAAGGTCCTTAAAGTCGTCGGCCTGTTGGGCAGCGGCGCCGCCGGTATCAAGGGAAACGCCTTTTGGCAGGTCGATATCCTTGATTTCGGTACCGATATTCTTCGAAATAACCGAGAGCTCTTCAGGTTTTACCTCTGCCGTGATTCGGACATATAAGTCACCATCTTTATGCAGGACGGTACTTGGCTTTTCTTCTTCCGTTATGGAAGCCACTTCTGTAAGAGGCTGGATGCCTGAGTTTGTCGCGATCGTCAAGTCTTTCAAATCTGACGTTGATTCAGGATTGACTCCTGCGTCCAGAAATACAGGTGTCGTTACATCATCGAGATTGATTGCCCCGATCGGCTGTGGATTCAATAAAGAGCGGATTTGCATAGCCGTTTGCTGGGCATTCGCTTTTTCCGTGTTGACGTTCACGGTGAAGACCGGAGACGTTTTCTCCTGGTTGCTTGATACTTTTTTCACTCCGTCCACATCTTTGATCTTATCCATGATCGTTTTGGATGTAGTCAGAAGTTCATTGGTGTCATTTCCGACGACATCATAGGTGATGCTGGAGTTGGATGAACCCCCGAAAATGGACGATGGTGAGGCTGTAATCTTCACATCTTTTTCATTCTTTTTCGTGTCATTTACTTTTTTGATGAAGGATTCCGCATCGGCTCCTTCTTTCAAGATAACAGTGTAGACCGCCGTGTCTGGATCACTCACGGCTCCGTATTGGGCATTTTCTTCACTTGCACCGTACTGGGTGATCAGGTAATCGTAACCTTCAAACCCTGCTAACTTGTCTTCGAATTCCGTCGTGCGCCCTTTGATTGTGTCTTCGGGAGTATCACTCGGGAACTCCATAGTGACAGCTACAAATGAGGCGTCATTGGCACTTGTTGCTGCTTTCGGTAACGTGATATAAAGAGCGATGGATCCTCCGAATACAAGAATGGCTAACAGGATGGGAACCCATTTATGGTTGAGTGACCAGCGCAGCACATTCACATAGCGGTGCGGCGTGTTGTGTTTTGGCAAAGTCGTGTTTTTCAGCATGCCTCGGCTTAACAACGGCACGACTGTAACGGCTACAAGAAGGGAAGCCAGTAATGAATACGTAACAGTCAAGCCGAAAGGAAGCAGGAACGCTTTTAACGATCCGTTGACGAGTCCCATCGGCAGGAATACGGCCACTGTGATGAGAGTGGACGACGTAATCGCACGGGAAACTTCCTTTGTTGCGAGCAGGACATTCTGTTTGGAAAGCTTCTCATTCTGGCTGCGCCGGAAGATATTCTCGACGACGACAATACTGTCATCGACGAGTCGTCCGACGGCCACAGCGACTCCTCCCAGTGTAAGGATGTTCAGTGTGACTCCGGATAACCAGAGCAGGAATAGCGTGATACAGAGTGATAATGGAATGGAAACGACGGTAATCAGGGTCGGCTTGAATTTTCTTAGGAACAAAAGAATGACAAGTGTTGCGAAAAGGGCACCTAGTGCTACTTCACGAACCATGGTGTTGACCGAGTTCTCCACCATATCACCAGTGGTAAACAGAGCGGTTGCTTCCACACCGTCATAGTCCTTGTTGATTTGATCGACCGTATCTTTTACATCTTCTCCAGCCGTAACGGCACTGGCATCACTCTCTTTGAACAGGACGAATGCCAAGGCTTCTTTTCCATTCACACGGGTGATGGTGTTTACGGGTTTCACTTTTTCAACGGTGGCGATGTCTTTCAATTGAACGACAGGAGCGTTCGGGACCTGCAGGGGTACCGGCAAGTTCTTCAACGCGTCGACGGAAGTCAGATTGTCCGTGACGTTGATCGTACTCTTCTGACCGTCAATCGTCGTGCTTCCCGCAGACGCGGAAACATCCTGACCTTGTAGCACGCCCATCACTGCGTTGACCGGGATATGTAACTTCTCCAGTTTGTCATGATCAAGATTGATTTGGACCCGTGGGCTGTTTTCTCCAGCAATGCTTACCTGAGACAGGGAGCCCTTATTTTCAAAGAGTGGCTTGAACTCATCATTGACGAGATCAAGATTCTTCTTCGTCAATCCGTCATTAAATGTCACAGACACTTGACTGATCGGGATCATCGAGGTGTTCAGCTGAGAGATTTGTGGCTGTCCGACTCCTTCTGGAAGTTGGATTCCTTTGATGGCCTCTTCGACCTTGTTTTTGGCTTCTTTCATGTCGCTTTTTGAATCGAAGTTGATGGTCACCTGGGAATATCCTTCCCCGGTCGTGGACAGGATCGATGTTTTACCTGAAATGGATGTCACTGCCTGTTCCACAGGCTCTGTGATGTTCGTTGTCATGGAGCCGGCGTCATACCCCTGTCCCAGGGTGACGACTGTCACTTGTGGATTATCTGCTTCAGGCAGGAATTCCATTGGCAGACGGAAATAACTGATGATGCCGATAAGCAATGTGATGATGATAAATAGTGTCATGGCTGCCTTATTGCGGAATACCCAATTGGTTAAAGCTTGCATGTGTTTCCCCCCTAATACTGATTTGGTTTTTTTAATCTTCTTTTTAAAGATACTGTAATACTGACTGCATCACAGCCACCTCCAGGCTAATATTCGGCTAGGTCTTGAGGCGGATTTCATCTTGTCACAAAATTCATTTTACTTTAGAGCAGTCCCTGTTATTCTTAAAAACTTGTAAAAATTTTATGTAAGGACCTGCTCTGTGTAAAAATATTCCTGTCACAATATAGTATTATAGTATGAATGGTAAGAAGTGGGAATAGCGAATTCTTATATAGATAAAAGATTTACAAATCGATTGTTTATTGGGAGAGTTTTTGGAATAATTGGAATTGAATGGATTGAAGGAAAGGAACAATAATCATGACACAATCACTCATTTTTGATATGGATGGAACACTCTTTCAAACAGACAAAATACTAGAAGCCTCTCTGGATGATGCCTTTGAACGATTACGGTCAGAGGGCAAGTGGGATGCGGAAACCCCGATTGAGAAATATCGGGAGATTATGGGTGTGCCTTTGCCAAAGGTATGGGAGGTACTGCTGCCTGACCATTCTCTTGAAGAAAGAGAGCAGACGGATGCCTTTTTCCTTGAGAGATTAATTCAGAATATAAGGATTGGAAAAGGGGCTCTCTATCCTCATGTTCAGGGGATTTTCAGCCATTTAAAAGATAATGATTACAGCATATACATAGCCAGTAATGGATTAATAGAATACTTAAACGCTATTGTCGATTATTATGGGTTGGACCAATGGGCATCGGAGACATTCAGTATTCAGCATATTGAATCTCTGAATAAATCAGATTTGGTCCGGCATATTGTGGATAAACACGAGATGACGAGTGGAGCTGTGGTAGGGGACCGGTTATCGGATATTCATGCGGCGAAGGACAATGGTTTACTTTCCATTGGTTGTCGTTTTGATTTTGCCCGGGAAGAGGAGCTTGCTCAGGCTGATGTGATCATTGAGGATTTACTGGAATTAAAAGCGCTGTTTCCTGCAAAAAAGCAAGGCATTAAATGAAATCGTTCTTTTGAAGGAGGGGTATTCAAGTGACCAAAAATAATTCGGTCCACATCCTGAATGGAACAGAGATATACAAACACTTCAATACGACAAAATTTCTTGAAACAGAAAGCATGATTCCTTTCAACGAAGCTATGTGTTATGGAGAGACATGCACAGCTATATTTTCAGATGAGTTCAATGAGATGCGTTCGAAGGTTCATCATGTAACACGGGATCAATATGCTGACATAACGCTCAAGCCGTTGCAGCCACTTTTTTATGAAAATGTGGACACTATTGCCTTGTGGTTTGATGAAGATATGTTCTGTCAAATGAATATGCTGACGATACTCGCATGGCTGGATCAGAGGGAGTATAAAGGGGCGATTGACCTTCATCTTGTGGATCATCAGTATAAGCCCGCGGATGAGTATAGCTTAGAGGCGAAAGGGTATGCCGCTCTTTACGATCAAGTGATGATCCACCATAAAATGCCTGAGACTGTTGAGCTAAAACCTTTATATAAAGGTATTGAGCTATATTTGAATTACCTTAAGAAAGATAGTGAGCTTATGTTGTATATTCAAAAGCATCGGGACGTTTCGGCAGAGAAGCTGGTATTGCTGTTGATTGAGAATTTTAGAGAGTATGGGTTGGGGGATACGCAGTATTTGGAGATGATTGAGGATAGTAGGCAGAAAAATTTATTTTATGGAGACGAAAAGTAAAGGGGAGGGGATAATGCATGCCCATTTATAATCAAATAGGAAAAACCTATAACACGACCAGAAAAGCGGATCCTCGCATCACACACATGATCCTGCAGCAACTCAAACTGAAACCCTCCGCCGCCATATTAGACATTGGTGCAGGAACTGGTAATTACAGTTATGAACTAGCTGATAAGGGATTCCATGTCATTGCTCTTGAGCCATCAGAAATCATGAGAACCCAAGGCAAACAGTATGAGAATTTGACTTGGAAAGAGGGAGCGGCAGAACAGATTCCATTAAGGGATCATTCTGTTGACGGAATCATTTGCACACTCGCCTCTCATCATTTTCATGATTTATCCCTTAGTTTTCAGGAAATGAGAAGAGTGTTAAAGGAAAATGGCAAAATTGTCATTTTTACTTTGGATCCAAGATTATGCGAAGAGGAGTGCTGGCTGTTTGACTATTTCGGACCAGTCTTAGATGGTGCTTATAGGATTCATCCTCCAGTGAAGGAGCTGTCCCAATTACTTGAGAAACAGATCGAGCGTCCGGTTACCATGGTTCCTTTTCCATTACCTTATGATTTGGCGGATCAATTTTTCTTTACGGGATGGAGGACACCGGAGCTTTATTTAGACAGGGATTTTCAAAGGGGGACTTCTCCGCTTGCCAAGGGGGAGGAAGTGAACCAGTGCCTTGAACATTTGCAGAGGGATCTGGAGAATGGATATTGGCATGAAAAGTATCAACAGGTCATCCATTTGAATGAGTATGAGTGTGGGCATTTCTTTTTAGTCGTTTAAAACTTTAACGAGGTGGTTTAATGGGAGTTTATTATTTTGCTATTCTATTTATAGGGGTTTTTCTCATTTTCCGTGCTGGTTTGCAGGTGTCTAAGCAGGGTTCATTCCTAAAGCCAAGAGTGTTTGTCTATGGTGTGATAGGTGCTGTGTTGATTGGATTATCCATTTTTATGTTTACTCCGGGGAGCGCTGATATTGTGGCTGACCTATTAGGGATGACTAACTAGCGAAGTAATTGTTGTGGAAAATTAAAAGAGCGATTGGATATAATTATAAATGTTGAATGATACTTTAGGAAATACATAAAAAGGAGTAGATTAACCATGAACAAGGTTACACCATTCTTAATGTTTCAAAACCGGGATGCCGAGGAAGCAATGAACTTTTACACCTCTCTGATTGAGGATTCATCCATTACCAATATAGCTCGCTATGGCGCAAATGAAAGTGGAGATGAAGGGACGGTCATGCAGGCGACGTTCATGTTGAAGGGGCAGGAGTTTATGTGCATTGACAGCAATGTGAAGCATCAGTTTGACTTCACGCCTTCTTTCTCCATCTTCCTTACATGCGATACGGAAGAAGAGCTTGATCTTATCTATGGTAAGCTGAGTGAAGGCGGTCAAGCACTCATGCCACTGGGAGATTATGGATTCAGTAAGAAATTTGGCTGGCTGAATGACCGTTTCGGGGTATCGTGGCAGCTGAATTTGCCTAATTGATCTTATGCTCAAAAGAAAATACGGAAACCGTGCTGATTGGAAGAGAATAGAACAAAGGAAATACGCTCAAGTCCATCTCCACACGAAGGAGTTCCAAGGATATATCACTCTGTTGAATACAGTGGAAGTGAAGGAGCCCTTAATCACCCGATATGGAGAGAAAGAAATATGCTTTGTTGATAACGGTTATATGTGGCTCCAACAGTTTCCTTTTGGGAAACATCATTCCGTCACTACCATGTTTGATGCAAATGGGGAAATCGTTCAGTGGTACATAGATATATGCCTGGAAAATGGAGTCGAGGACGGTGTTCCGTGGATGGATGATCTCTACTTGGATATTGTGGTTCTGCCATCAGGTGAGGTCAATTTATTGGATGAGGATGAGCTGGAGCAGGCGTATAAAAGTGGAACGATCTCTAAGGAGAAATATGATATAGCACACAATGAAGTGAAAGAAATTATGAGTCAGATAGATAATGATGAGTTTAGATTAATGACACTGGCTCAAGAACATAAAAGAATGTTGGAGAACAAACTTAAATAAACAGAGTAAAGGTGTCTGACCCTCAACACATCGAGCCAGACACCCTTTTTATGTTATAAATCCATTCCGAAATACCTTGATTTATTCTTCAATGCCTCCATTAAACGTCCTCTCAAGCCTACTAACCATTCCGGTTCATGGTTCCACTGATCTTCTGTTGATTTCAAAATACGTACATACCCGTATAAATCGGCAAACCTCTTGAAAGCCGGAAGTAATGCCATCATATCATCCTGGATTTCAAATTCGGTTCGATACCCATCCAGGAAGCATTCTTTTTTCTCCTGGAACAATTCAGGCAGAATGCAGTCTTGCAAACTATCAAGTGTCCGCTCAATGTCCATCACATACCAATGATACATCGCATCGTCAAAATCTATGACATAACAAGATTGAGATTGTGCATCATAAAACACATTGTCGTATTCAAAGTCATAATGAATCAATCCAAAATTGCTCTTTGATCTAGGAATGGACTTAAAATACTCTTGTAATAACTTTGTCTCTTTTAACGCTAATGTTTCATGAGGAAGATCCATCAGAATCGACTCAATGGAAGTGAGGACATCGCAATAGGGCCACCTCTCGGATTGAAGAGGATGATACTCACTGGACAATCGATGAAGTTTCCCTAATGATTTTCCATAAGTGAAGATAATATGATTATTTAAATCGGTCTCGCTAATCGGGATACCTGGTACCTGGTTGAACACGGAAGCATAATAGTCCCCCCATGGTGTTTGAACTTCCATAAGCTCTTTCCTGTCTTTAGAACCCACAGCTTCTAGTGCGCCATACTCCTTTGAACGAAGATAAGAAATAAAATCAAGTTCCGCGAGAAGGTTTTCCAAGTACTTCTCTGATGTTGGGGCAAATCTGAGAAACTGCGTCTTGCCATTCAATTGAAAAGAATAAGTAGCACTCGATGAGATCCTGTAGGTTGTGAACATGTCAGGTGATGGTCCATCACATTCCCAATTCCTTACCAGCATTTCTGCCAGGTCTTCGTTGTTAAAAAGGTATTTCAGCTTCAACATAATCAGTCAACTCCTCATTTTGTTTGGTCACTCATTTGAGAAGAAAAACTGGAGAAGATATTGCTGTAAAAAGCGAAATATAA
The DNA window shown above is from Rossellomorea vietnamensis and carries:
- a CDS encoding DUF402 domain-containing protein; the protein is MEVKEPLITRYGEKEICFVDNGYMWLQQFPFGKHHSVTTMFDANGEIVQWYIDICLENGVEDGVPWMDDLYLDIVVLPSGEVNLLDEDELEQAYKSGTISKEKYDIAHNEVKEIMSQIDNDEFRLMTLAQEHKRMLENKLK
- the mraY gene encoding phospho-N-acetylmuramoyl-pentapeptide-transferase, with protein sequence MRDQLIPAIIAFVLVAALSPLFIALLRKLKLLQPIRKELPSNHQIKKGTPLMFGIILFIGIIVSLFFSPTPLMFFLAITYILFSFIGFLDDFWKASRQDPGGVSSRTKLIFQFLFTGTLLYYLMNEQGIDTTIGIYQDLSIDLPMALYLIVITLFVVGSANAINFTDGLDGLLGVVAIPTYFFFFMISDSSEVQLFCLVMIGCLLGFLIYNIFPARAFMGDTGSLAIGGSLSFLAVIEKVEILIPLLFFIYFAEQLSVILQVASFKSRGKRIFRMTPIHYHYGLKYGWGETTIVTAFGFVSWICTFICFAYWKFIL
- a CDS encoding class I SAM-dependent methyltransferase yields the protein MSKIIEYYNQFDEWGRLEREPVEFQVNWHYMRKYMPRAGSVLDNGAGPGKYSMELAKAGFRVTLTDLTPRLVDVAKGKAKELHLEEQFEGFHAADARDLHMIEDEQFDSSFMLGPMYHLQEENDRIRAVKELNRVTKKDGLVFVAFMPRIRHILTSLLSPDHWRPHDEMDNILQFSQSGCFHHADEGRFTGAYYFEIEDINPFMEANGFETIELIGSNAGTILNQGNWDYWREKGEEEVRKIIDLIIKRATDPYILGISSHLLYIGRKK
- a CDS encoding efflux RND transporter permease subunit, which translates into the protein MQALTNWVFRNKAAMTLFIIITLLIGIISYFRLPMEFLPEADNPQVTVVTLGQGYDAGSMTTNITEPVEQAVTSISGKTSILSTTGEGYSQVTINFDSKSDMKEAKNKVEEAIKGIQLPEGVGQPQISQLNTSMIPISQVSVTFNDGLTKKNLDLVNDEFKPLFENKGSLSQVSIAGENSPRVQINLDHDKLEKLHIPVNAVMGVLQGQDVSASAGSTTIDGQKSTINVTDNLTSVDALKNLPVPLQVPNAPVVQLKDIATVEKVKPVNTITRVNGKEALAFVLFKESDASAVTAGEDVKDTVDQINKDYDGVEATALFTTGDMVENSVNTMVREVALGALFATLVILLFLRKFKPTLITVVSIPLSLCITLFLLWLSGVTLNILTLGGVAVAVGRLVDDSIVVVENIFRRSQNEKLSKQNVLLATKEVSRAITSSTLITVAVFLPMGLVNGSLKAFLLPFGLTVTYSLLASLLVAVTVVPLLSRGMLKNTTLPKHNTPHRYVNVLRWSLNHKWVPILLAILVFGGSIALYITLPKAATSANDASFVAVTMEFPSDTPEDTIKGRTTEFEDKLAGFEGYDYLITQYGASEENAQYGAVSDPDTAVYTVILKEGADAESFIKKVNDTKKNEKDVKITASPSSIFGGSSNSSITYDVVGNDTNELLTTSKTIMDKIKDVDGVKKVSSNQEKTSPVFTVNVNTEKANAQQTAMQIRSLLNPQPIGAINLDDVTTPVFLDAGVNPESTSDLKDLTIATNSGIQPLTEVASITEEEKPSTVLHKDGDLYVRITAEVKPEELSVISKNIGTEIKDIDLPKGVSLDTGGAAAQQADDFKDLGMTMLASIMIVYLIMVLTFKTLKAPLAILITLPLASIGAVLGLLIARVPADATALIGALMLIGIVVTNAIVLIDRVKQNEETMIIRDSILEACGTRLRPVIMTAIATICAMLPLLFGHTEDGSLVSKSLAVVVIGGLAGATVLTLVVVPVFYELLYFRKSKRQRAQQLESEEKVAQ
- a CDS encoding VOC family protein; protein product: MNDKLLRVGTTYIPVGDVERSSEWYVTNLEAELNYKDVDKAILNLANQSIFLVRSKENESANFIDVHGKERFSLTFEVDGLEALENVRGNFIRRGVRVGEIEDRGHSGRNFVFYDVDGNTFDVWSELSPTFREKYLVSESK
- a CDS encoding class I SAM-dependent methyltransferase, which produces MPIYNQIGKTYNTTRKADPRITHMILQQLKLKPSAAILDIGAGTGNYSYELADKGFHVIALEPSEIMRTQGKQYENLTWKEGAAEQIPLRDHSVDGIICTLASHHFHDLSLSFQEMRRVLKENGKIVIFTLDPRLCEEECWLFDYFGPVLDGAYRIHPPVKELSQLLEKQIERPVTMVPFPLPYDLADQFFFTGWRTPELYLDRDFQRGTSPLAKGEEVNQCLEHLQRDLENGYWHEKYQQVIHLNEYECGHFFLVV
- a CDS encoding VOC family protein, with the protein product MNKVTPFLMFQNRDAEEAMNFYTSLIEDSSITNIARYGANESGDEGTVMQATFMLKGQEFMCIDSNVKHQFDFTPSFSIFLTCDTEEELDLIYGKLSEGGQALMPLGDYGFSKKFGWLNDRFGVSWQLNLPN
- a CDS encoding HAD hydrolase-like protein, which gives rise to MTQSLIFDMDGTLFQTDKILEASLDDAFERLRSEGKWDAETPIEKYREIMGVPLPKVWEVLLPDHSLEEREQTDAFFLERLIQNIRIGKGALYPHVQGIFSHLKDNDYSIYIASNGLIEYLNAIVDYYGLDQWASETFSIQHIESLNKSDLVRHIVDKHEMTSGAVVGDRLSDIHAAKDNGLLSIGCRFDFAREEELAQADVIIEDLLELKALFPAKKQGIK
- a CDS encoding phosphotransferase enzyme family protein; its protein translation is MLKLKYLFNNEDLAEMLVRNWECDGPSPDMFTTYRISSSATYSFQLNGKTQFLRFAPTSEKYLENLLAELDFISYLRSKEYGALEAVGSKDRKELMEVQTPWGDYYASVFNQVPGIPISETDLNNHIIFTYGKSLGKLHRLSSEYHPLQSERWPYCDVLTSIESILMDLPHETLALKETKLLQEYFKSIPRSKSNFGLIHYDFEYDNVFYDAQSQSCYVIDFDDAMYHWYVMDIERTLDSLQDCILPELFQEKKECFLDGYRTEFEIQDDMMALLPAFKRFADLYGYVRILKSTEDQWNHEPEWLVGLRGRLMEALKNKSRYFGMDL
- a CDS encoding alpha/beta fold hydrolase, which produces MWQQKLIQTDRGDFEIFEAGNGEPLCVTHLYSEFNERGYHFADRFVDDYKVYLVNLKETGNSTEVQDEEELSMSETSKDLEAIRSALGYDSWTFAGHSTGGMLGLVYAADHPDSLKRLIVGGASATNEYMDDEESIYCDENPHNNRLKEVFSILNSDDATKEERKQAGREWTKMSLNDPSRYDEYFSKPSSGRVVQKRLEYYASNELPTYDIREDISNIKTPTIVFCGKHDSQCPFVYSEEIFNLVPNSTFYIFENSNHSPHIEEKEKFNGMVKDSFHLV
- a CDS encoding AraC family transcriptional regulator, with the protein product MTKNNSVHILNGTEIYKHFNTTKFLETESMIPFNEAMCYGETCTAIFSDEFNEMRSKVHHVTRDQYADITLKPLQPLFYENVDTIALWFDEDMFCQMNMLTILAWLDQREYKGAIDLHLVDHQYKPADEYSLEAKGYAALYDQVMIHHKMPETVELKPLYKGIELYLNYLKKDSELMLYIQKHRDVSAEKLVLLLIENFREYGLGDTQYLEMIEDSRQKNLFYGDEK